From the Musa acuminata AAA Group cultivar baxijiao chromosome BXJ3-7, Cavendish_Baxijiao_AAA, whole genome shotgun sequence genome, one window contains:
- the LOC135643074 gene encoding PTI1-like tyrosine-protein kinase At3g15890 produces the protein MLQSCLCCFSLGEQEASRRSSESHGHPWRTYRLRELIHATENFHQGNKLGEGGFGAVYWGRTSKGVEIAVKRLKAMTAKAEMEFAIEVEILARVRHENLLSLRGFSAGRKERLIVYDYMPNNSLHCHLHGRRSAEVLLDWRTRMRIAIGAAEGLAYLHHEASPHIIHRDIKASNVLLDADFCPKVADFGFAKLIPEGVSHMTTRVKGTLGYLAPEYAMLGKVSESCDVYSFGILLLEIVSARKPIEKLSGGVMRDIVQWASPLAANGAWDRIADPRLGGRFKQDELQDAVVIALRCADINPENRPTMKEVVALLKGR, from the exons ATGCTTCAGAGTTGCCTTTGCTGCTTCTCACTTGGCGAACAGGAGGCCTCACGAAG ATCGAGTGAGAGCCATGGCCATCCTTGGCGAACCTATAGGTTGAGGGAGCTGATCCATGCCACGGAGAACTTTCACCAAGGGAACAAGCTCGGAGAAGGCGGCTTTGGTGCTGTCTACTGGGGTAGAACTAGCAAAGGAGTAGAG ATTGCCGTGAAGCGGCTCAAAGCCATGACAGCCAAGGCGGAGATGGAATTCGCCATCGAAGTCGAGATTCTTGCAAGGGTGAGGCACGAGAATCTTTTGAGCCTTAGAGGATTCTCTGCAGGCAGAAAGGAGAGGCTGATCGTCTACGACTACATGCCAAACAACAGCCTCCACTGCCATCTCCATGGCCGTCGTTCTGCCGAAGTGCTGCTTGATTGGCGGACGAGGATGCGGATCGCCATCGGAGCCGCCGAAGGACTAGC GTACTTGCACCACGAGGCAAGCCCTCATATCATACACAGGGACATCAAGGCCAGCAACGTGCTCCTCGACGCAGACTTCTGCCCCAAGGTGGCCGATTTCGGGTTCGCGAAGCTGATACCGGAGGGAGTGAGCCACATGACGACGAGGGTGAAGGGAACCCTAGGCTACCTTGCACCGGAGTACGCCATGCTTGGGAAGGTCTCCGAGAGCTgcgacgtgtacagcttcggcATCCTATTGCTCGAGATCGTGAGCGCGAGGAAGCCCATCGAGAAGCTGTCCGGCGGCGTCATGCGCGACATCGTGCAGTGGGCATCGCCCCTGGCGGCGAACGGTGCATGGGACCGCATTGCAGACCCTCGGCTCGGCGGAAGGTTCAAGCAAGACGAGCTACAGGATGCGGTGGTTATCGCCTTGCGGTGCGCCGATATCAACCCCGAGAACCGACCGACGATGAAGGAAGTGGTGGCGCTTCTGAAAGGTCGGTGA
- the LOC103990524 gene encoding protein SHORT INTERNODES 1-like, with amino-acid sequence MAEFLLGGGGGSQQHRGDQQGVIPPSESFFLYGGRGSRSEDVAYTRGFELWQQHQIQREDQLYSSAGLPDDLPSLAGRPMRGSPGGGSGGVSCQDCGNQAKKDCAHLRCRTCCKSRGFQCPTHVKSTWVPAAKRRERQQQLGGLVQHDDSHRGEGRAAGEVSGGSGGGGDTSKRPREIMAFAGLPTAMATTTTYGGSLDSDSLPPEVSAEAVFRCVRVSPVDEADDEYAYQTAVSIGGHVFRGILYDHGADTEYPSPSSSRYQLNHGEGSSSPAAVAAAVITAGHPVITATAGATELLDPYATPLSAFMAGTQFFPHQHRP; translated from the exons ATGGCGGAATTCCTTCTCGGAGGTGGCGGTGGCAGCCAGCAACATCGCGGAGATCAGCAAGGGGTGATCCCTCCTTCGGAGAGCTTCTTCCTTTACGGCGGTCGCGGAAGCAGGAGCGAGGACGTCGCTTACACCCGAGGCTTCGAGCTGTGGCAGCAGCACCAGATCCAGCGGGAGGACCAGTTGTATTCCTCCGCCGGCCTCCCTGATGATCTGCCGTCGCTTGCGGGGAGGCCGATGCGAGGAAGCCCGGGCGGTGGCAGCGGCGGGGTGAGTTGCCAGGACTGCGGCAACCAGGCCAAGAAGGATTGCGCACACCTGAGGTGCCGGACCTGCTGCAAGAGCCGCGGCTTCCAGTGCCCCACCCACGTCAAGAGCACCTGGGTCCCCGCCGCCAAGCGCCGCGAGCGCCAGCAGCAACTCGGCGGCTTGGTGCAGCACGACGACAGCCATCGCGGGGAGGGCCGAGCTGCGGGCGAGGTAAGCGGCggcagcggtggcggtggcgaTACTTCCAAGAGGCCGAGGGAGATCATGGCCTTCGCCGGACTACCAACTGCCATGGCAACCACCACCACGTATG GAGGAAGTCTCGACTCCGACAGCTTACCCCCGGAAGTGAGCGCGGAGGCCGTGTTCCGGTGCGTGCGCGTGAGCCCCGTGGACGAAGCGGACGACGAGTACGCGTACCAAACCGCCGTGAGCATCGGCGGGCATGTGTTCAGGGGCATACTGTATGATCACGGCGCCGACACCGAGTACCCATCCCCGTCGTCATCTCGTTATCAGCTCAACCATGGCGAAGGCTCTTCCTCTCCTGCGGCCGTCGCTGCTGCTGTTATTACTGCCGGGCACCCGGTCATTACTGCCACGGCTGGAGCCACTGAACTGCTCGACCCATACGCGACCCCGCTGAGCGCCTTCATGGCGGGCACTCAATTCTTCCCCCACCAACACAGGCCGTAG